A part of Miscanthus floridulus cultivar M001 chromosome 6, ASM1932011v1, whole genome shotgun sequence genomic DNA contains:
- the LOC136461807 gene encoding protein NRT1/ PTR FAMILY 8.1-like, whose translation MGEVADMYTQDGTVDRKGNPAVKKDTGNWRACPYILANECCERLAYYGMSTNLVHYMKTQLGQVNSVASNNVTNWSGTCYITPLIGAFFADAYLGRFWTIASFMIIYIFGLALLTMASSVKGLVPTGCGDDDVCHPTDAQAAVVFVALYLIALGTGGIKPCVSSFGADQFDENDEREKKSKSSFFNWFYFSINIGALVASTVLVYVQTHVGWGWGFGIPAVVMAIAVVSFFVGTPLYRHQKPGGSPLTRIAQVLVASARKWNVAVPADKSRLHETLDKESGIEGSRKLEHTDQLACLDRAAVVTAEDSAAAGSATASPWRLCTVTQVEELKSVIRLLPIWASGIVFAAVYSQMSTMFILQGDTLNQRMGSFKIPSATMSMVDTISVIVWVPVYDRVIVPIVRSYTGRPRGFTQLQRMGIGLVVSIFSMVAAGVLDIVRLRAVARHGLYDKDDHVSISIFWQIPQYFIIGCSEVFTFVGQLEFFYDQAPDAMRSMCSALSLTTVALGNYLSTVLVTIVTHITTRNGNIGWIPDNINLGHLDYFFWLLAVLSLLNFLVYLVIASWYKYKKTADDNPDAKGEH comes from the exons ATGGGAGAGGTCGCGGACATGTACACCCAAGACGGGACGGTGGACAGGAAGGggaaccccgccgtgaagaaggACACCGGCAACTGGCGGGCCTGCCCCTACATCCTCG CGAACGAGTGCTGCGAGAGGCTGGCCTACTATGGCATGAGCACCAACCTGGTGCACTACATGAAGACCCAGCTTGGCCAGGTGAACAGCGTCGCCTCCAACAACGTCACCAACTGGAGTGGGACGTGCTACATCACGCCGCTCATCGGCGCCTTCTTTGCCGACGCCTACCTGGGGAGGTTCTGGACCATCGCCAGCTTCATGATCATCTACATTTTC GGCCTGGCGCTGCTGACGATGGCGTCGTCGGTGAAGGGGCTGGTGCCTACAGGGTGCGGCGACGATGACGTGTGCCACCCGACGGACGCGCAGGCGGCAGTGGTGTTCGTGGCGCTGTACCTCATCGCGCTGGGCACGGGCGGGATCAAGCCCTGCGTGTCCTCCTTCGGCGCCGACCAGTTCGACGAGAACGACGAGCGggagaagaagagcaagagcTCCTTCTTCAACTGGTTCTACTTCTCCATCAACATCGGCGCGCTGGTGGCGTCCACGGTGCTGGTGTACGTGCAGACGCACGTGGGCTGGGGCTGGGGCTTCGGCATCCCCGCCGTGGTCATGGCCATCGCCGTCGTCAGCTTCTTCGTGGGCACGCCGCTGTACAGGCACCAGAAGCCCGGGGGCAGCCCGCTCACGCGCATCGCGCAGGTGCTCGTCGCGAGCGCGCGCAAGTGGAACGTGGCCGTGCCCGCCGACAAGTCGCGGCTGCACGAGACGCTGGACAAGGAGTCCGGCATCGAGGGCAGCCGCAAGCTGGAGCACACGGACCAGCTCGCGTGCCTCGACAGGGCGGCCGTCGTGACGGCCGAGGACAGCGCCGCGGCGGGGTCGGCGACGGCGAGCCCATGGCGCCTGTGCACGGTGACGCAGGTGGAGGAGCTCAAGAGCGTGATCCGGCTGCTCCCCATCTGGGCGAGCGGGATCGTGTTCGCGGCGGTGTACTCGCAGATGAGCACCATGTTCATTCTGCAGGGCGACACGCTGAACCAGCGCATGGGGTCCTTCAAGATCCCCTCGGCGACGATGTCCATGGTGGACACCATCAGCGTCATCGTCTGGGTCCCCGTCTACGACCGCGTCATCGTGCCCATCGTGCGCTCCTACACCGGCCGGCCCCGCGGGTTCACTCAGCTGCAGCGGATGGGCATCGGCCTCGTCGTCTCCATCTTCtccatggtggcggcgggcgtgctGGACATAGTGCGGCTGCGCGCCGTCGCGCGGCACGGCCTGTATGACAAGGACGACCACGTCTCCATCTCAATCTTCTGGCAGATACCGCAGTACTTCATAATCGGGTGCTCGGAGGTGTTCACCTTCGTGGGGCAGCTGGAGTTCTTCTACGACCAGGCGCCCGACGCCATGAGGAGCATGTGCTCCGCGCTGTCACTCACCACAGTCGCGCTTGGCAACTACCTCAGCACGGTGCTGGTGACCATCGTGACACACATCACCACCAGGAACGGCAACATCGGGTGGATCCCGGACAACATCAACCTCGGCCACCTCGACTACTTCTTCTGGCTGCTCGCcgtgctcagcctcctcaacttcCTCGTCTACCTCGTCATCGCCAGCTGGTACAAGTACAAGAAGACGGCCGATGATAACCCGGACGCCAAAGGGGAGCACTGA